The Chryseolinea soli genome contains a region encoding:
- a CDS encoding gliding motility-associated C-terminal domain-containing protein, with translation MRHFLFIAVVVCLFGACRAQAQILTGVQTITDRLTELYHTHLRDAEGNIYISFSTTNSVVVGSSTLLIANDTLVGYGSGSFVAKIDPGGKLVWTSGFDSNIEAMAFTPDGNIMMTGGYNFSFYLYKVDPDGKVLWSYTEGTMGGAWGIDVIVDAEGNSYVTGTARSSGLFGILLEDVCCPDHDFLVKFDRNGKLLWCRASSLNQYTYGRALAFDPQGNIVLAGQYVYDMKIGNFTMPSHLGWTSAYLASFSPAGDVQWAREYGGNAGHCQLADLVIDTDGSMYITGGFNHTATLDGHVLTTQDDYDFYVAKLSPTGDVTWIKNSGSAGQDKGDYLLLTSDGLVVTAMIMGDFTLDGSQLTNVTETRAIAAKLTKDGDVVWLHDFGPVDFFYTDIYYRKGYQLLKISDHCFSAGGEFNGTLLPADSPPILSKDNDVFIGTISDALFDQPNAGDDVVVELCETGETTIALPATTAIEKLWSLTKGTQPTLTPAGANAVNISNIAYGETVLEWIVSNCAVSDSKRITIHRTPQPEQPAISGLTNYCSNSVDHAPAIVSNGSDVTWYADPSLQTIVATGNTYPPKATTTLYVTQKNDGCESASKRVDITVNPQPPPPVVEPAAGCASIPLQLQATGDDIKWYRDENTWSEASGNTYTVQFPDAGRYIFSATQSQKGCESDKTTIAVDIRLFSPDDIQLSNIVTPNNDGKNDTFLIPTFGSENCLGNFRQVTVVNRWGEVLYKNSNRDFQWAPGDASVGTYFFKVEFEKQKFQGWISVIR, from the coding sequence TTGCGACATTTTCTTTTCATCGCCGTTGTTGTGTGCTTGTTTGGTGCTTGCCGTGCCCAGGCGCAAATTTTAACTGGCGTTCAGACGATCACGGACCGTCTAACCGAACTCTACCATACACATCTTCGAGACGCGGAAGGCAATATTTACATAAGCTTCTCAACCACTAACAGCGTCGTCGTAGGAAGCTCCACCTTACTTATTGCCAACGATACGCTTGTGGGATATGGCTCAGGCTCGTTTGTGGCCAAGATCGATCCAGGAGGCAAATTGGTCTGGACATCGGGCTTCGATAGTAACATAGAAGCCATGGCCTTTACCCCCGATGGCAATATTATGATGACCGGCGGCTATAATTTTTCGTTTTATCTCTACAAGGTCGACCCGGATGGCAAGGTGTTGTGGAGCTATACCGAAGGCACTATGGGTGGCGCCTGGGGTATTGATGTGATCGTCGACGCTGAGGGGAACAGTTACGTTACCGGCACGGCCCGATCATCGGGATTGTTTGGCATCCTCCTGGAAGATGTTTGCTGCCCCGATCATGATTTCCTTGTAAAATTCGATCGCAACGGAAAGCTATTGTGGTGCCGTGCCTCCTCGCTCAATCAGTACACCTACGGCCGGGCGTTGGCCTTCGACCCCCAGGGAAACATCGTGCTGGCCGGTCAATATGTTTACGACATGAAGATCGGCAATTTCACGATGCCGTCGCATCTCGGCTGGACCTCGGCATATCTCGCCAGCTTTTCACCCGCGGGAGACGTGCAATGGGCGCGCGAATACGGTGGTAACGCCGGCCACTGCCAGCTGGCAGACCTTGTGATTGATACCGACGGATCGATGTACATCACGGGAGGCTTCAACCATACAGCAACGCTCGATGGTCATGTTTTAACCACCCAGGACGACTATGATTTTTATGTGGCCAAGCTCTCTCCCACAGGAGACGTAACCTGGATTAAAAACAGTGGCAGCGCAGGCCAGGACAAAGGTGACTACCTGTTACTGACCTCCGATGGCCTGGTGGTAACGGCCATGATCATGGGCGACTTTACATTGGACGGCTCACAACTCACCAACGTCACAGAGACACGGGCCATCGCCGCAAAGCTCACAAAAGATGGTGACGTGGTTTGGCTCCACGATTTTGGTCCGGTGGACTTCTTCTATACTGACATTTACTATCGCAAGGGCTACCAGCTACTGAAGATCTCCGACCATTGTTTTTCGGCGGGTGGCGAATTCAATGGCACACTCCTTCCTGCTGACAGTCCGCCTATACTATCAAAGGACAACGATGTCTTTATCGGCACGATCTCCGATGCACTTTTCGATCAACCCAATGCCGGCGACGACGTTGTCGTTGAGCTTTGCGAGACGGGCGAGACTACGATAGCACTACCGGCTACGACCGCTATTGAAAAATTATGGTCGCTTACAAAAGGCACCCAACCCACCCTTACTCCTGCCGGGGCCAACGCTGTCAATATCTCCAACATTGCCTATGGTGAAACGGTTTTGGAATGGATTGTGAGCAACTGTGCCGTGAGCGACAGCAAACGCATTACCATCCATCGCACACCCCAGCCAGAACAGCCGGCTATCAGTGGCCTCACGAACTATTGCTCTAACTCCGTTGACCATGCACCAGCGATCGTCAGCAACGGCAGCGATGTAACCTGGTACGCCGATCCCTCCCTGCAAACCATCGTTGCCACGGGCAACACCTACCCACCGAAGGCAACGACCACCCTGTATGTCACTCAAAAAAACGATGGATGCGAAAGCGCCTCCAAGCGCGTTGACATTACCGTGAACCCGCAACCGCCACCTCCCGTTGTCGAACCGGCGGCGGGCTGCGCATCGATACCCCTGCAACTTCAGGCTACGGGCGATGACATAAAATGGTATCGCGATGAAAACACATGGTCCGAAGCGAGCGGCAACACCTACACCGTACAATTTCCAGATGCAGGACGTTACATTTTTTCTGCGACGCAATCACAAAAAGGTTGTGAGAGCGATAAAACAACCATCGCCGTTGACATCCGTCTCTTCTCACCCGACGACATCCAGCTCAGCAACATCGTGACACCCAACAACGACGGCAAGAACGACACCTTCCTTATCCCCACCTTTGGTTCCGAGAACTGCCTGGGCAACTTCCGCCAGGTGACCGTAGTCAACCGCTGGGGTGAAGTGTTGTACAAAAATTCAAACCGCGACTTCCAGTGGGCACCCGGTGACGCATCGGTGGGCACATACTTTTTCAAAGTAGAGTTCGAGAAACAAAAATTTCAAGGTTGGATCTCGGTAATTCGTTAG
- a CDS encoding DEAD/DEAH box helicase, whose translation MKSFESLGLSKGLVESVLQIGFETPTPIQEKAIPVLLKGNRDFVGLAQTGTGKTAAFGLPLLDLVDDARRDTQALVLAPTRELGLQIANDLENFSEKFKAFNIVAVYGGSSISEQIRKVKKGAQIIVATPGRLIDLIDRKAINLGTIQYVVLDEADEMLNMGFKEDLDKILSFTPETKNTWLFSATMPREVKSIMKNYMSDPFELTVGEQNTGNVNIEHNYVMVQERDKYPALKRILDDNPDIFGLIFCRTRIDTQRIAEMLMKDSYNADALHGDLTQQQRDRVMMKFRSRTLQILVATDVAARGIDVEDITHVIHMNIPDEMEFYTHRSGRTARAGKKGISIAMISRRELGKVKQIEKTLKSPFKRMMVPTGANVCQKQLLALMHKVREVKVNEEEIAEFLPAVYEELKDLTKPELIKRFASIEFNRFLDYYRNAPDLNQDDRGRSSSDGEGERYITGSRFFINLGKMDGMEKGDMLSLIDETSGVSKQHIGRIELKGAYSFFEVEKEKVNDIVNGFQGIEYKGRQVRVEVTERKDGGGREGGTRDYKRGKPSTGGYAKKSNNKYAEQKRKRY comes from the coding sequence ATGAAATCTTTTGAATCCTTGGGCCTGTCCAAGGGACTGGTAGAGTCGGTGCTGCAAATCGGCTTTGAAACCCCCACTCCCATACAGGAAAAAGCTATCCCTGTCTTATTAAAAGGAAACCGTGATTTTGTAGGTCTCGCACAAACCGGAACCGGCAAGACCGCCGCGTTTGGTCTGCCCCTGCTCGATTTAGTGGACGATGCCCGTCGCGATACACAGGCTTTAGTACTGGCACCCACCCGTGAGTTGGGCTTGCAGATTGCTAATGACCTCGAAAATTTCTCCGAAAAATTCAAGGCCTTTAATATCGTAGCCGTATACGGTGGCTCCAGCATCAGTGAGCAAATACGGAAAGTGAAAAAAGGAGCCCAGATCATCGTGGCCACCCCCGGTCGCCTCATCGACCTTATCGACCGCAAGGCCATCAACCTCGGCACCATTCAATACGTGGTGCTGGACGAGGCCGACGAAATGTTGAACATGGGCTTTAAGGAAGACCTCGACAAGATCCTTTCCTTCACCCCCGAAACCAAGAACACCTGGTTGTTCTCGGCCACCATGCCCCGCGAAGTGAAGTCGATCATGAAGAACTACATGAGCGACCCCTTCGAGCTGACCGTTGGCGAGCAAAACACCGGCAACGTCAACATCGAGCACAACTATGTGATGGTGCAGGAGCGCGACAAATACCCCGCCCTGAAACGCATCCTCGACGACAACCCCGACATCTTCGGCCTCATCTTCTGCCGCACCCGCATCGACACCCAGCGCATCGCCGAAATGTTGATGAAGGACAGCTACAACGCCGACGCCCTGCACGGTGACCTCACCCAACAGCAGCGCGACCGCGTGATGATGAAGTTCCGCTCACGCACCCTCCAGATCCTGGTGGCCACCGACGTAGCCGCCCGCGGCATCGACGTGGAAGACATCACACACGTGATCCACATGAACATCCCCGACGAAATGGAGTTCTACACCCACCGCAGCGGCCGCACAGCCCGCGCCGGTAAGAAGGGTATCAGCATCGCCATGATCAGCCGCCGCGAGCTGGGCAAAGTGAAGCAGATCGAGAAGACATTGAAGTCGCCTTTCAAGCGCATGATGGTGCCCACAGGTGCCAACGTATGCCAGAAACAATTGCTGGCCCTCATGCACAAAGTGCGCGAAGTAAAGGTGAACGAAGAAGAGATCGCCGAATTTTTACCCGCCGTATACGAAGAGCTGAAAGACCTGACCAAGCCCGAACTGATCAAACGTTTTGCTTCCATAGAATTCAACCGCTTCCTCGACTACTACCGCAACGCGCCCGACCTGAACCAGGACGATCGCGGCCGTAGCAGCAGCGATGGCGAAGGCGAGCGCTACATCACCGGCAGCCGCTTCTTCATCAACCTCGGCAAAATGGACGGCATGGAAAAGGGCGACATGCTCTCCCTGATCGACGAAACCAGCGGTGTGAGCAAACAACACATCGGCCGCATCGAACTGAAAGGCGCTTACTCTTTCTTTGAAGTAGAAAAAGAAAAAGTAAACGACATCGTCAACGGCTTCCAAGGCATCGAATACAAAGGACGCCAGGTCCGCGTAGAAGTAACCGAACGCAAAGACGGTGGTGGCCGCGAAGGCGGCACCCGCGATTACAAACGCGGAAAGCCGTCGACGGGTGGGTATGCAAAGAAGAGCAACAATAAATACGCCGAGCAAAAGCGCAAGCGGTATTGA
- a CDS encoding peroxiredoxin yields the protein MALLPGQKAPDFTLASTTGKTFSLSTDLIRKPCILYFYPKDFSTGCTNEACGFRDTFDLFEGLNITILGISRDDIPTHHRFKEALKLPFDLLSDPDGKISKLYDTTPPFMDFFTKRTTYLLDADHVIQAAYENVFSARKHIKEMAAKASGGVVVK from the coding sequence ATGGCACTATTACCCGGCCAAAAAGCCCCCGATTTCACCCTCGCTTCCACCACCGGAAAAACCTTCTCCCTCAGCACCGACCTAATCCGAAAACCCTGTATCCTCTATTTCTATCCCAAAGACTTCTCCACCGGCTGCACCAACGAAGCCTGCGGCTTCCGCGACACCTTCGATCTCTTCGAAGGCCTCAACATCACCATCCTCGGCATCAGCCGCGACGACATTCCCACCCACCACCGCTTCAAAGAAGCCCTCAAACTCCCCTTCGACCTCCTCTCAGACCCCGACGGAAAAATCTCCAAACTCTACGACACCACCCCACCCTTCATGGACTTCTTCACCAAACGCACCACCTACCTGCTGGACGCCGACCACGTGATCCAGGCGGCGTACGAAAACGTTTTCTCTGCGCGCAAGCACATTAAAGAAATGGCGGCGAAGGCTTCGGGTGGCGTAGTTGTGAAATAG
- a CDS encoding LytR/AlgR family response regulator transcription factor yields MKYNCVIVDDEPLARNLMTEYVRKVPTLLNLVEACSSPLAALEVLRNNNVDILFLDVQMPEITGISLLKVLQKKPLVVLTTAYSEYALEGYELDVADYLLKPITFERFLRTVDKLIQRLEARTTPAAVPERAPSEPSPAFVFVKDGTKLVKVRLDDILYVEGLKDYVTIHTRTQKVISLQRLKALEEQLPADKFIRIHNSYIVALDAIEVIHKGDVQIGQAVLPIGETYKKAFKEFIDRNQMQ; encoded by the coding sequence GTGAAATACAACTGCGTGATCGTGGACGACGAGCCCCTGGCCCGCAACCTGATGACGGAATACGTACGCAAAGTGCCCACCCTCCTGAACCTGGTGGAAGCCTGCTCCAGTCCCCTGGCCGCCCTGGAAGTGCTGCGCAACAACAATGTTGATATCCTCTTCCTCGACGTGCAGATGCCCGAGATCACCGGCATCTCGTTGCTAAAGGTGCTCCAAAAAAAGCCCCTCGTCGTCCTCACCACCGCCTACTCCGAATACGCCCTGGAAGGCTACGAACTCGACGTAGCCGATTATTTATTGAAACCCATCACCTTCGAACGTTTCCTCCGCACTGTCGACAAACTCATCCAACGCCTCGAAGCCAGAACAACACCCGCGGCAGTACCGGAGCGCGCTCCATCCGAACCCAGCCCCGCCTTCGTCTTCGTGAAAGACGGCACCAAACTCGTCAAGGTCCGCCTCGACGACATCCTCTACGTCGAAGGCCTGAAAGACTACGTCACCATCCACACCCGCACCCAAAAAGTGATCAGCCTCCAACGCCTCAAAGCCCTCGAAGAACAACTCCCCGCCGACAAATTCATCCGCATCCACAACTCCTACATCGTAGCCCTCGACGCCATCGAAGTCATCCACAAAGGCGACGTCCAAATCGGCCAAGCCGTATTGCCGATAGGAGAGACCTACAAAAAAGCCTTCAAGGAATTCATCGACCGAAATCAAATGCAGTAG
- a CDS encoding sensor histidine kinase has translation MSSFINRNRVLLLHLSFWCVYLSFNVYQINFFQHERGLDWGELISSLLVQLVFTLFIAYFNYFITWPRFLKTKNIWRYLLEFLIPFALIIAARVYLQRYLVERFFQRHVDFFYSDFFIVQITAVTLLIVFFVGLLRFAVDWFEFEAKKKAIENEKLTAELNFLKAQINPHFLFNTLNNLYYLAYTKSENTTEVIAKLSQMMRYMIYESNHAKVLLSKEIEYMQSYISLERLRLNNQIPINFNIQGNPENIWIAPLIFVTFLENAFKHGVNNSDPKAWVNLTIDIAGKECIYTVENSKPSVPQGNEKSGIGLQNVQRRLELSYPGQYSLDVTENAEQYRIQLKLTLA, from the coding sequence ATGTCCTCGTTTATCAATAGAAATAGGGTGTTGCTGTTGCACTTGTCGTTCTGGTGTGTATACCTGTCGTTCAATGTATACCAGATCAACTTTTTCCAACATGAGCGCGGCCTGGACTGGGGTGAGCTGATCTCGTCGCTGCTGGTGCAACTGGTGTTTACTTTATTCATCGCCTATTTTAACTATTTCATTACCTGGCCCCGGTTCCTGAAAACCAAAAATATCTGGCGCTACCTGCTGGAGTTCCTCATTCCATTTGCGTTGATCATCGCTGCACGGGTATACCTCCAGCGTTATCTCGTGGAACGCTTTTTTCAGCGTCATGTTGATTTCTTTTATTCCGATTTCTTTATCGTTCAGATCACCGCGGTCACCTTGCTCATCGTCTTCTTTGTGGGACTGCTTCGCTTTGCTGTGGATTGGTTTGAATTCGAAGCCAAGAAGAAGGCGATCGAAAACGAAAAGCTCACGGCCGAACTGAACTTCCTCAAAGCCCAGATCAACCCCCACTTTTTGTTCAACACGCTGAACAACTTGTATTACCTGGCCTACACCAAATCGGAGAATACCACCGAAGTGATCGCCAAACTTTCGCAGATGATGCGCTACATGATCTACGAATCCAATCACGCAAAAGTGTTGCTCAGCAAAGAGATCGAATACATGCAGAGCTACATCAGCCTGGAGCGGCTGCGGTTGAACAACCAGATCCCCATCAACTTCAACATCCAGGGCAACCCGGAAAACATCTGGATTGCTCCCCTTATTTTCGTTACTTTTCTGGAGAATGCATTCAAACACGGCGTGAACAACAGCGATCCCAAAGCCTGGGTGAACCTGACGATCGACATCGCGGGAAAAGAATGCATCTACACCGTAGAGAACAGCAAACCCAGCGTGCCCCAAGGCAATGAGAAGTCGGGCATCGGGTTGCAGAATGTGCAACGGCGATTGGAGTTGAGCTATCCCGGACAATATTCGCTGGATGTTACGGAGAATGCAGAACAATATCGGATACAACTAAAACTTACCCTGGCGTGA
- a CDS encoding outer membrane beta-barrel family protein, protein MKKTVLLFASFIFSAGAWAQTPGGAAPTTPHGNAKISGTVMDADDNTPVEFANVALLDPATGKPVDGSVCDDKGAFSINKVAEGTYNVAVSFIGYETQTINNIKIDKKSDVNLGIIKLSTGAKILNEVVVEGQKQMVEERVDRTIYNAENDATTRGGDATDVLKRVPMLSVDMDGNVTLRGSSNIKVLINNKPSTIMASSISDALKQIPADQIKTVEVITSPSAKYDAEGSGGIINIVLKKNTLQGATLNVDTGVGLRGSNLGLNGSYRKGKMGFNLGGFGRAMYNVTGSFDNSQITKTPDPDSKVISTNQQTADTRSHGLFGNYTLGWDYDIDKKNSLAASVRFGVRNNNSYQDNLLTGVRRDGVPDSTSLSQIFTKDVSNTVDMNLSYTHLYDKPQRELSFLALYSKNNRTNNFDRRIDEINTAPAPSGTRNFNDSYNQEVTFQGDYQTPIGTTQMLEAGAKDIMRKVYSNYTYYNDVDGDYNYELDTNPLKNNNLNYDQNIASGYLSYTYSAKSGYSLKAGSRYEYTTITAHTKENNITIPSYGVLVPSVNLSKKLKNGGMVKIAYNRRIQRPSIQYLNPNIQGGNPLSITQGNPTLNPEYTNNYELGYNTFIGGTSLNFTSFMRNTTGSIQAVRVPTGNPDVPGQILTTYQNIGTENAYGLSIFANVNIGKLSLNGGSDIYYTKLDNHVDTRNEGWVASGRVFGSYNLTKGWGFQFFSFYRGRQVQLQGSQGGFGIYSLGLKKDFNEKKGSIGFGAENFFTPNFRIHSNITSPTIEQKSLNIMHTTSLRITFSYRIGKMSVDAPKRRKSINNDDLKEGGDNGTQDNGGGQGGGGGQRGGGQRSGGFTPGAGAATGATATKAPALPPADATKTVDATGTWNYKVESPQGGEGNIVILKDGDRYTGTITSRRGTSQLSDVKVNGNELSFHYDFNTPNGTMTMQVKSIIEDSKMTGNITVGQFGTFPLNATKAQ, encoded by the coding sequence ATGAAAAAAACAGTACTTCTTTTTGCGTCTTTTATTTTTTCTGCCGGCGCCTGGGCCCAAACCCCTGGTGGCGCAGCCCCGACAACGCCCCACGGTAATGCCAAAATAAGCGGCACCGTCATGGATGCCGACGACAACACCCCGGTGGAGTTCGCCAACGTGGCGCTGCTCGACCCCGCCACCGGCAAGCCCGTCGATGGCAGCGTGTGTGACGACAAAGGTGCTTTCTCCATAAACAAAGTTGCAGAAGGAACATACAATGTGGCCGTGTCCTTTATCGGCTATGAAACACAGACCATCAATAACATCAAGATAGATAAGAAATCGGACGTGAACCTGGGCATTATCAAATTGAGCACAGGTGCAAAGATATTGAACGAAGTTGTCGTAGAAGGTCAGAAGCAAATGGTGGAAGAACGCGTTGACCGCACCATCTACAACGCCGAGAACGACGCCACTACCCGCGGCGGCGATGCTACCGATGTGTTAAAGCGCGTGCCGATGCTTTCGGTAGACATGGATGGAAACGTGACCTTGCGCGGAAGCTCCAACATCAAGGTGCTCATCAACAACAAGCCCTCCACCATCATGGCCAGCAGCATCTCCGATGCCTTGAAACAAATTCCGGCCGACCAGATCAAGACGGTGGAAGTGATCACATCGCCTTCGGCTAAGTATGATGCAGAAGGTAGTGGGGGTATCATCAACATTGTACTCAAGAAAAATACATTACAAGGCGCTACGCTGAACGTCGACACCGGTGTTGGTCTTCGCGGATCGAACCTGGGATTGAACGGCAGCTATCGCAAAGGAAAGATGGGTTTCAATTTGGGCGGCTTCGGACGCGCGATGTATAACGTGACGGGAAGCTTTGACAATTCGCAGATTACGAAAACGCCTGATCCTGACAGCAAGGTTATTTCAACCAACCAACAAACCGCCGACACGCGCTCGCACGGGTTGTTCGGTAACTACACACTAGGCTGGGATTATGACATCGACAAGAAAAATTCGCTGGCTGCGTCGGTCCGTTTCGGCGTCCGCAACAACAACAGCTACCAGGATAATCTGCTGACGGGGGTTCGACGTGATGGAGTGCCTGACTCTACCTCGTTGAGCCAGATCTTTACGAAAGACGTTTCGAACACGGTCGATATGAACTTGTCTTACACGCACCTGTACGACAAGCCGCAACGCGAGCTCAGCTTCCTGGCCTTGTACAGCAAGAACAACCGGACGAACAACTTCGACAGACGCATTGACGAAATAAACACCGCACCGGCACCCAGCGGCACACGCAACTTCAATGACAGCTACAACCAAGAAGTGACTTTCCAGGGCGACTATCAAACACCCATCGGCACGACGCAAATGTTGGAAGCCGGCGCCAAGGACATTATGCGCAAAGTGTATAGCAACTACACCTACTATAACGACGTCGACGGCGACTACAACTACGAGTTGGACACCAATCCTTTGAAGAACAACAACCTGAACTATGATCAGAACATCGCGTCGGGCTATCTTTCTTATACCTATTCCGCCAAGAGTGGCTATAGCTTAAAGGCCGGCTCGCGTTATGAGTACACGACCATCACCGCCCATACAAAAGAAAATAACATCACGATCCCCTCCTATGGCGTGTTGGTACCCAGCGTAAACCTTTCGAAAAAATTGAAAAATGGCGGCATGGTCAAGATTGCCTACAACCGTCGCATTCAACGGCCCTCCATTCAATACCTCAATCCCAACATTCAAGGCGGTAACCCGCTAAGCATTACACAGGGTAATCCTACCTTGAATCCGGAATACACCAACAACTATGAATTGGGATATAACACCTTCATTGGTGGAACGTCGCTCAATTTCACATCGTTTATGCGCAACACCACCGGTTCGATACAGGCCGTCCGTGTGCCCACAGGCAATCCTGACGTGCCGGGCCAGATCCTTACCACGTACCAGAACATCGGTACTGAAAATGCCTACGGTCTCAGCATCTTTGCGAATGTGAACATCGGCAAGCTGTCGCTGAATGGTGGCTCGGACATCTACTATACCAAGCTGGACAACCATGTGGACACACGCAACGAAGGTTGGGTGGCCAGTGGTCGCGTGTTTGGTAGCTACAACCTGACCAAAGGCTGGGGCTTCCAGTTCTTCAGTTTCTATCGCGGCCGCCAGGTGCAGTTGCAAGGATCGCAGGGAGGCTTTGGTATCTATAGCCTGGGTCTCAAGAAAGACTTCAACGAGAAGAAAGGAAGCATTGGCTTTGGTGCAGAAAACTTCTTCACACCCAATTTCAGAATTCACAGCAACATCACTTCACCTACCATCGAGCAGAAGAGCCTGAACATCATGCACACGACGAGCCTCCGCATCACGTTCAGCTATCGCATCGGCAAGATGTCGGTGGATGCACCGAAACGCAGAAAGTCCATCAACAACGACGACTTGAAAGAAGGTGGTGACAACGGCACACAAGACAACGGCGGTGGACAAGGTGGCGGCGGTGGACAACGCGGTGGCGGACAACGCAGTGGTGGATTTACTCCTGGCGCTGGAGCTGCCACGGGTGCAACGGCAACGAAAGCCCCTGCATTACCTCCGGCCGATGCTACGAAAACTGTAGATGCTACCGGTACCTGGAACTATAAAGTTGAGTCGCCTCAAGGCGGCGAAGGAAACATCGTGATCCTGAAAGATGGTGACAGATACACCGGCACCATCACCAGCCGTCGCGGTACCAGCCAATTGTCGGATGTGAAAGTGAACGGCAACGAGCTCAGCTTCCACTACGACTTCAACACCCCAAACGGCACGATGACCATGCAAGTGAAATCCATCATCGAAGACAGCAAGATGACGGGTAACATCACAGTGGGTCAATTCGGAACCTTCCCGCTGAATGCTACGAAAGCACAATAA
- a CDS encoding copper homeostasis protein CutC — MTVEIVVYNIASALKAQEGGADRVELCDNPGEGGTTPSFGTVEVVRANLGIDVYVMIRPRGGDFCYSSYEFHAMKRDIYQSQKLSVDGVVLGILNPDGTIDKKRCKELIDKARPLKVTCHRAFDMTRDPFQALEDCIEAGFDRILTSGGQMQAIKGATLIGELIKRANGRIAIMPGSGVNENTVEELVAKTGATEIHFSAAATTDSLMQYRNPDIAGMGSDEGSEFKLKTVDPERIKAIRALAEKKSS; from the coding sequence ATGACTGTAGAGATCGTAGTATACAACATCGCCTCCGCCCTGAAAGCGCAGGAAGGCGGGGCCGACCGTGTGGAATTGTGCGACAACCCCGGAGAAGGAGGAACCACACCGTCGTTTGGAACGGTGGAAGTGGTGCGCGCCAACCTGGGCATCGACGTCTATGTGATGATCCGTCCCCGCGGTGGTGACTTCTGCTATTCAAGTTATGAGTTCCACGCCATGAAACGCGACATCTACCAAAGCCAGAAGCTGAGCGTGGATGGCGTCGTGTTGGGCATTCTCAACCCCGATGGCACTATCGATAAAAAGCGCTGCAAGGAATTGATCGACAAAGCGCGACCCCTGAAAGTGACGTGTCATCGCGCCTTCGACATGACCCGCGATCCCTTCCAGGCATTGGAAGATTGTATCGAAGCGGGCTTTGATCGCATCCTCACGTCAGGTGGACAAATGCAAGCCATAAAAGGGGCCACGTTGATCGGCGAATTGATCAAGCGTGCCAACGGCCGCATTGCCATCATGCCCGGATCGGGTGTGAACGAAAACACCGTAGAAGAGCTCGTAGCCAAAACCGGCGCAACGGAAATACATTTCTCCGCTGCTGCCACCACCGACAGCCTCATGCAATATCGCAACCCCGACATTGCCGGCATGGGCTCCGACGAAGGCTCCGAATTCAAATTGAAAACGGTAGACCCGGAGCGCATCAAAGCCATTCGCGCGTTGGCCGAAAAGAAATCATCGTAA